One genomic segment of Streptomyces liangshanensis includes these proteins:
- a CDS encoding TIGR01777 family oxidoreductase: MRIAVTGSTGLIGTALVSSLRADGHEVVRLVRRPSRTGDEVEWDPARQYVDTAGLHGCEAVVHLAGAGIGDHRWTDAYKKELRDSRVLGTAAIAEAVASLDVPPRVLVSGSAVGYYGDTGDRAVDESAPPGDGFLPSLCVEWEEAASAAEEAGIRTVFARTGLVVSPEGGAWGRMFPLFRAGLGGRLGSGDQYWSFVALHDHVAALRHLIDTESLAGPVNVTAPSPATNREVTAAMGAALRRPTLFPVPGAVLRVVLGELSSDILTSQRVLPGRLLDSGFTFAFPTVRDAVGAALS, translated from the coding sequence ATGAGGATCGCGGTCACCGGCTCCACCGGGCTCATCGGTACGGCACTTGTCAGCTCCCTGCGCGCGGACGGGCACGAGGTGGTGCGCCTGGTGAGACGGCCCTCGCGGACCGGCGACGAGGTGGAGTGGGACCCGGCGCGGCAGTACGTCGACACGGCGGGGCTGCACGGCTGCGAGGCGGTCGTCCACCTGGCGGGCGCGGGGATCGGCGACCACCGGTGGACCGACGCGTACAAGAAGGAACTCCGCGACAGCCGCGTCCTCGGCACGGCGGCCATCGCGGAGGCCGTGGCGTCGCTGGACGTGCCACCGCGGGTGCTGGTGTCGGGCTCGGCGGTGGGGTACTACGGCGACACCGGGGACCGGGCGGTCGACGAGTCGGCTCCGCCCGGCGACGGGTTCCTGCCGTCGCTGTGCGTGGAGTGGGAGGAGGCGGCGTCGGCGGCGGAGGAGGCGGGCATCCGCACGGTGTTCGCGCGCACGGGGCTCGTGGTATCGCCCGAGGGCGGGGCGTGGGGGCGGATGTTCCCGCTGTTCCGGGCGGGGTTGGGCGGGCGGCTCGGGTCGGGGGACCAGTACTGGAGCTTCGTCGCGCTCCACGACCACGTGGCGGCGCTGCGGCACCTGATCGACACGGAGTCGCTGGCGGGGCCGGTGAACGTGACGGCGCCGTCCCCGGCGACGAACCGGGAGGTGACGGCGGCGATGGGGGCGGCTCTGCGGCGTCCGACGCTGTTCCCGGTGCCGGGGGCGGTGTTGCGGGTGGTGTTGGGGGAGCTGTCGTCGGACATCCTGACGAGTCAGCGGGTGTTGCCTGGGCGGCTCCTGGACTCGGGCTTCACGTTCGCGTTCCCGACGGTGCGGGACGCGGTGGGCGCGGCGTTGTCCTGA
- a CDS encoding GNAT family N-acetyltransferase has product MSESRIRPAVQDDDEALGELDRETWSPLHAVSPRPRPPYDPFYDDRHRPEEHLVAEIGDHLVGYIRIARPTTLPCNAHVRQIQGLAVRESARGHGVGRALLRAALLHARNQGARRLTLRVLGHNVAARRLYEAEGFAVEGVLPGEFLLEGEYVDDVFMGRSLLD; this is encoded by the coding sequence ATGTCGGAATCACGGATACGTCCTGCCGTCCAGGACGACGACGAGGCGCTGGGGGAACTCGACCGGGAGACGTGGTCGCCCCTCCACGCCGTGTCCCCCCGCCCGCGCCCGCCCTACGACCCGTTCTACGACGACCGGCACCGGCCCGAGGAACACCTGGTCGCGGAGATCGGTGACCACCTCGTCGGGTACATCAGGATCGCCCGCCCCACCACGCTCCCGTGCAACGCGCACGTACGGCAGATCCAGGGGCTCGCGGTACGGGAGTCGGCACGCGGCCACGGCGTGGGCCGCGCCCTGCTGCGCGCGGCGCTGCTCCACGCCCGCAACCAGGGCGCGCGCCGGCTGACCCTGCGGGTGCTGGGGCACAACGTCGCGGCGCGGCGGCTGTACGAGGCCGAGGGGTTCGCCGTCGAGGGCGTACTGCCCGGGGAGTTCCTGCTCGAAGGGGAGTACGTGGACGACGTGTTCATGGGGCGCTCGCTCCTGGACTGA
- a CDS encoding DUF4240 domain-containing protein, producing MDETEFWEIIDSTREAADGDPEDHAELLVERLLQLDPDSVLDFARHFEARYNRAYHWDLWGAAAVLLGGASDDAFDYFRCWLIGQGREIFEGALHDPDSLAELLDEFDEDLDGDGEELGYAADEAYEQLTGVVAPDLGVAAQPAEPEGTPVDFEDTTALADRFPRLSDRFGTP from the coding sequence ATGGACGAGACGGAGTTCTGGGAGATCATCGACAGCACCCGCGAGGCCGCCGACGGCGACCCCGAGGACCACGCCGAGCTGCTGGTGGAGCGGCTGCTCCAGCTCGACCCCGACTCCGTCCTGGACTTCGCGCGGCACTTCGAGGCGCGGTACAACCGCGCGTACCACTGGGATCTGTGGGGCGCCGCGGCCGTCCTCCTCGGCGGCGCGAGCGACGACGCCTTCGACTACTTCCGCTGCTGGCTCATCGGGCAGGGCCGGGAGATCTTCGAGGGCGCGCTCCACGACCCGGACAGCCTCGCGGAACTGCTGGACGAGTTCGACGAGGACCTCGACGGGGACGGCGAGGAGCTGGGGTACGCGGCGGACGAGGCGTACGAACAGCTGACCGGCGTGGTGGCGCCGGACCTCGGGGTGGCGGCGCAGCCGGCGGAGCCGGAGGGCACGCCGGTGGACTTCGAGGACACGACGGCACTCGCGGACCGCTTCCCCCGCCTGTCGGACCGCTTCGGTACGCCCTGA
- a CDS encoding SDR family oxidoreductase — protein MTDQPLTGRTTLVAGATRGAGRAIAVALGAAGATVYVTGRTTREKASEVGRTTETIEETAELVTEAGGEGIAVPTDHLEPDQVRALVARIDREQGRLDVLVNDVWGGEHLVEFGKKMWETELERGLRMLELSVKTHAITSSCALPLLVREPGGLVVEVTDGTAETNKAFRENFYYDLAKNGPIRMAFNLAEDLRSVGGTAVSVTPGFLRSEQMLDHFGVREENWRDAVGTDPVFAISESPAFVGRAVAALASDPDRHRWTGRSLSSFSLAQEYGFTDADGSTPNAWGYITDVVNGGKDVPAADYR, from the coding sequence ATGACGGACCAGCCGTTGACGGGGAGGACCACGCTCGTGGCGGGGGCGACCCGGGGCGCGGGGCGGGCGATCGCCGTGGCGCTCGGGGCGGCCGGCGCGACGGTGTACGTGACGGGGCGCACGACGCGGGAGAAGGCCAGCGAGGTCGGGCGGACCACGGAGACCATCGAGGAGACCGCCGAGCTGGTGACGGAGGCGGGCGGCGAGGGGATCGCCGTACCGACCGACCATCTGGAACCGGACCAGGTCCGGGCGCTCGTGGCCAGGATCGACCGGGAGCAGGGCCGGCTGGACGTGCTGGTGAACGACGTCTGGGGCGGCGAGCACCTGGTGGAGTTCGGCAAGAAGATGTGGGAGACGGAGCTGGAACGCGGGCTGCGGATGCTGGAGCTGAGCGTGAAGACCCACGCCATCACCAGCAGCTGCGCGCTCCCGCTGCTGGTCCGCGAGCCCGGGGGGCTGGTCGTCGAGGTCACGGACGGCACGGCCGAGACGAACAAGGCCTTCCGGGAGAACTTCTACTACGACCTGGCGAAGAACGGTCCGATCAGGATGGCGTTCAACCTCGCCGAGGACCTCAGGAGCGTCGGCGGTACGGCGGTCTCGGTCACCCCGGGCTTCCTGCGCTCGGAGCAGATGCTCGACCACTTCGGCGTACGGGAGGAGAACTGGCGCGACGCGGTGGGGACGGACCCGGTCTTCGCGATCTCCGAGTCACCCGCCTTCGTCGGGCGCGCGGTCGCGGCACTGGCCTCCGACCCCGACCGGCACCGGTGGACCGGCCGGTCGCTGTCCAGCTTCTCGCTGGCCCAGGAGTACGGGTTCACCGACGCGGACGGCAGCACGCCGAACGCCTGGGGGTACATCACGGACGTCGTGAACGGCGGCAAGGACGTCCCGGCGGCCGACTACCGCTGA